The Plasmodium reichenowi strain SY57 chromosome 2, whole genome shotgun sequence DNA segment attcCTCTACTTCTTTTTTCTCATCATGTATCTTTTCATATCGTTCATCATACtcatcttttattttttcgtCATGTATTTCCCCTATTTTTTCactatatttttcttctatttccatgtcatatttttttggtacttcttcatatatttcttttacCTCATCAACAAAAAATTCTCCCATCTTTTCATcaaatttttcttttaccTCGTCAACAAAAAATTCTCCCATCTTTTCATcaaatttttcttttaccTCGTCAACAAAAAATTCTCCCATCTTTTCATCaaatttttcttctacCTCTTCAAAAATGTTTTCTCcctttttttcatcatatttttcttctacCTCTTCAAAAATGTTTTCTCcctttttttcatcatatttttcttctacCTCTTCAAAAACATTTTCTCTCATTTTTTCATCaaatttttcttctacctcttcaaaaatattttctctcattttttcatcaaatttttcttcaacctcttcaaaaaaattttctcccattttttcatcatatttttcttctacCACTGCTTCATAGTTCTCATCTATTTCTTCAAAATTTCTTCGTGGTAGTTCATTACCATATTTTATCCCTGCCTCTACAAAATATGtcttttcttcttcttcatcaAACTTTTCTTCTACACCACAATTTTCTTCTACACCACTGTCAATAATTTTTCCCATCCTTCTATCATTAATTTCATccacatttttatttttgtcatcccaaaaaaaaacattattttcaaaaaattcACTTGATTCGTCCACACCTTTTTGATcataattttcattttcatatacatttttatgttcATACCTTTCGTTCTTTTCAAAAACATTATGCTCatcaaattttttatttaaccAAATATTTTCTGACATATCAcaattttgaaaaaaattctgTTTTTCTTCTGAAAAATTCGAGAAAGGAGGATCCTcaacatttatattttcaagATTGTCTTTATTACTATCGAATACATTCTgatatttttcatttccATTATCTTCTTCCTTATTAAATGAACTAGGTATAATAAAATCAAATGCATCATGACTAATTTTATCCATATCCTCaaaattgttatatattatatcctCATTTATTGTTGTAGGTTCACAATTCTTTGAATAAGCATTTTCTAATATATCCGAAAGGTTATTCctttcattattattattattattaacacAATAATCTTCACACTTATTACTTTCTATTTTCCTATCTATAAAAGATAGGACTTTATCTTCtaacaatatattattttcacTTATAAGAaacttattatatatataaaatatatcatctttattattatttaacaATTCCTTATCACTCATTtgattatttaaattatataaatttttctCATTGTTATcatgatttatattttcaaatGTAGTAGATGTATCTACTACTACATcaatttcatttttctcaaaatttttattataattatttttcaacATGAACAAATCAGTTGATATTacatcatcattattattattattatcttcataaatattcaaattatcgttaaataaattatcattatgTATTAAATCACTTAATGtattacaatttttttttttatctattATTGTATCACATAAGTTAATATTATCTGTATGTTTCATTAattcttcttcatttatgtttttcttattttcaAAAGATGTGTTAAATTGAAAGAAGCTAAAATTAGTTTGAtctattttaaaaaattcatcTGTCATATCATCAAAATTTTCCATATGTGAATCATTTACAAAAATGTTACTATTGTTAgaatgtattatattattattattattattattattaccatttgaaggataaatattataatttgtacaaatatttttatcactAGAATGAATgatatcattatttaatgaagttatataattaatagTAGAAACATTTTCATCattcaatatatatcctttttcatttataaattcattttctttcatattacattgttcttcttttattttattcaatTTATTTATCTCCTTATCATCAAAtacaaagaaaaaattatcctcctcatttttaaaaacgtcattattctttttatattcttcaacgtttttcttttcatgTAAATTTAACGTTACATCCTTTTTTTCTACATCTGCATTTTTCTcctttaatatatcatcatattttcTTGACGAAGCAGTCAGtttattatacaaaaaaaacatattcCTTCTACAActaaataattataataaatatatgtgttcatatatatatatatatatatatatatatatatatatgtgcaaatatatatgttcaaATATTTCTACATAAAATTGCTCTCACCAAACATTATTCTCTTAACATATTAATTACTTGTTCAATTTcttaaaaacaaattaaaataatacaattaatattgttataagAACATGTGTATATGTAGATATGGAAGATATTATTAAAGCATTACATTTCTTTCCTTTCTTTTCACTTCATTAcatcattataaaaaaaaaacataaataaataaataaatatatatatatatatatatatatatatttatttatattttattacaataataatacacagatttttttttcattcaCTTTCAATATCCAAtttaacaataataatactgTAAAGGATATCAACTTTTTagaattttataaataaacaaataaataagaaaaaataaaataaaaatataataataaagagaatatttttatattataatccTCTTCTTAAAcaaataattcatatattatatatatatatatatatatatatatatatatatatattatgtataaaaattgacaactttttaaaacacgtaattattacatattttataatataaatgttcTGAAATAAATCAACAAAAAAAACGTCCAATTTTGAaaaatcattttatttacatttaaaaaattttgttcatttaataagtgttcagaaaattatattacatttccttttttcatttttttttggtagatcgtaataaaattatatatatatatatatatatatatataattatattaactCTAAAAggttatattataatatatatattttatatacgtatatataatatatacttaaGAGAACCCAAAACAAAATTTCCTActtatgtaatattttattcatatcaCATATTATGtgaagaatattttttctattattcctaaatatatatatatgtatatatatatatatatatatatatatatatatatatatttatgcgtggaaatttttttaaaacaataataaaaaaaaaaaatgtaagCTGTAAAGCTTAAAAGCTTATTTGtgattttatttaaaatatataaacatatatatatatatatatatatatatatatatatatctttatgTATACAATTTCACACCAATTCATAcattttcctttttcttttttttttttttttttacaaaatgatatggattgatatatattattaatgcATACACATATTGTACTAAGCCATACAACACAAACTtttatgaagaaaaaaatatacataacaaataaagaagactaagaaaaaaaaaaaatatatatatatatatataaatcaaaaaCTTATTAATtctaaaaaatataaaataaaaaatggcaatcttacataatataatggaaacatatgaatatgtatacaatattatttaatttatgtaaatacattcttattatattaaactcaagttatatatttaaatgaataaatatgtaaGAGACTATAATCTTTAATATTACCTTAAATGATTTTTGAAATTTTTAATGTACctcttttattttatttctttaatatttcatttgcctttatatattataaaaaatgaattttagtatataatgtaaattTAAAACATGTAAAACAAATGTACTAACATATTTACATAGggaaaatttaaataaatagtatacatatataatatattatatataaatttatatatatatatatatatatatgttgataacaatattttgaaaatatgtaacagtgtacacatatatatgtatatatgctatttttcttttaaaaaataaaaaggtgtatatttttttttaattaattcatttaaatatacacaatatatatatatatatatatattaatatttatatatatgtgtgtacGCGTATTATTCCATATTAATCGTCTTTCGGATTCTACAAAATGGTTCACCTAagtaaaagaaataatattaaaagctttttaaattattgCAAAGCGAAATATTTGAACCctttaataattaataaaaatgaagacATAGTAAAAGAAACCAgcattttaaaaaatgacaACTTGTATAGTAGAAAGGAGTCCAATGTttttatagaaatattaaaatcatcgtttataaaatttagaggacaaaaaataaacgaagaaataaataaccataataatattattaataatagtagtcacaataataatcataatatttatcatgatacaaaccaaaaaaaaaaaaaacaatatgaaGATAAACATAATGTATTTCATACAGAAAATATGCATAAAGAAGTTTTATTATGTATGGATGTTTTACAATATGAAGAAGATAAAGTAAATCGTGAATTAGATTTATTACattcttattttaataaagaaaGAACAAATATTGATCCTTATACCTTATGTGaaagtaaaataaaaaatattgatgaatatatatataatattattaaaaccaattataaaaacattgatgaatttattacatatatttatttatataaaggAAAAAGATTTAGGGTTATCTTAAGTATcctattaaaaaatatattacacCATATAGATAATGTttcaaaaattaaaacaaattttaaaaatagaaatatcCAAAGAAACTTTTTCAAATCAAATAAACTCTCGCCCAATTCTTtatcaaataaattaaaactATACAACttgaaaataaaacaaaagaaaaatatatgtgaaaAAACAGTCTTAGATAATCAATGTAAAATTATAGCAGCTTCAGAAATTATACACATGGGTTCTCTTTTACATGATGATGTCATAGATGATTCAAATAAAAGAAGAGGTGTCATAGcattacataaaaaatttgGAAATAAAATTTCAATATTATCAGGGGATTATCTCTTAGCACGTGCTAGTTCTATTTTTGCTGGTACGGGTTCACCAAAAATTTGTAGACGTTTCTCTTATGTTGTCGAGAGTTTAATAAAAGGAGAATTCTTACAAagaaatttaaaatttaataatgtTGAAGAAGCACTCAAAAtgtatttaattaaatCATATCATAAAACAGCTTCTCTTTTTTCTCATTTATTTGCATGTATAGCCATTCtatcatttaaaaatgatacTATTATACAATTATGTTTTAATTTAGGATTACACATAGGTATGGCTTTTCAATTATATGATGATTATCTAGATTATAAAATTGATGACAATACAAACAAACctatattaaatgatttaaaaaataatattaaaacagctcccttattattttcttataattataacCCTCAAGTTATCTTAcaattaattaataaaaattcatatacaaataatgatattgaaaatattttatattatatccaACATTCTAATagtatgaaaaaaaatgaattgtgttcattattacatataaaaaaggcATCTGATATTCTATACTCCTTAATATCTCATTGTAATAAACCTAgtacaaataaaaacaataacaaacatgatgatataaaacAAAGTAGCGAGGcattaattaatttaatcTTAAACGTGTTATCAAGAAACGTCAAATgataaaagaataaataaaacatatatatatatatatatatatatatatatattaataattaatataaaaaattattttaatttttattcaataatatatacaatatcaaacatatatattataatattattaagcATCTTCaatattgtattatttgaaaaacttaataatatgtacatatatcttatatatatatatatatatatatatatatatatatatatatttttgttaattagtttgaaaaaaaaaaaaaaaagcaatttataatatttaatccatttatttatatgttttattaatttattgttactacatatttgttattatatatattatttttttgtctttttaacatttttcatattatttgtataaaaaaattttctattatttcatatacACCCCACATTCcttttatcttttttaaattttatttatctcTTGTATTATTTGTGCCCCTTACAactataataaaataaatataaacaaataaataaatattaaagaaaaaaaaaaaaaaaaaaaatttttaaataaaaatatatattttttttatttttttaccaaatattaaatttagTACAATTCTTTTTACTCTCTTTccaaaatatattttcctcctcttcattatatatttctatttctATATTTCTCTTGATTTTATCAATAAAATGCATATTGTTACaaattacataatataGTTTCACAAAATGTAAAACCTCTTCCCTTGAATGTAATAAAACATAAGCTTCATTCTTTAATAAATCTACATGTATCAAACATATCTCAACTGaacattaatataaataaataaatataaatatataaatatatatatatatatatatatatatatatgtatgtatacatgttaatatattttaaaaaataataataatataattaatgaacatatatataataatattcatacCTAAATGACCCACGAAATTTATTACTTCACTTTTTTTGTCAAAACaggatatattttttattcttattaaaCAACCTGTAGctaaaaaaattttaaaaaaaaaatttaaatattataataaaaataaattttacGTACTATgcattttttaaaaattcactgttcatttttatataatacagatatttaattttataagacaaatatatactcttcagaaaaaaaatttactCTCCTAAATTTTTTTCCGGTTTAACTTTAATTTTATAGCATAAATGAATTATTCCTATTTACACATACCTTCGGTTGGCAATAAACGAAATATATCACCTCCCATTTAAGAAATATGAactattatattttacaatcatacatatatatacatatatatatatatatatatatatataagagAAAATATGTTACTCTCTTTGAATTTCCAATAATAAGTAAATGTagtataaaaattatatacacacaacacaattacatatataacaagaaaataaaaaaataaaaaaaattatttttcttgCTATACAAGATttaacataattataaacaCTTTAATTTGgttaaatattaaaagagAAATAATGGGTTActtgtaatattttttttctttttttttttgaaaaaaaaatatacatccaaaattttgaattacatatatatatatatatatatatatatatatatattttacaataagaaatcaaaaaaaataaattaattatcATCGTTTTAGagataattatataaaatcaaaacaatgaaaaaattaaattaagaaaaataaaaatatgtataaattaatatatatatatatatatatatatatttatttatttaattaatttatcatgatataaatatgaacatGCTAAAAGAAGGTAAACATTGGATTTTATACAAATTTTCTCGTTTCATTCAAGtaaacaagaaaaaaataaaaaataaaaaggaagaTAGAGATAGAGattaatataaagataaatatgtacaatatatttataaattcaCGCATACAATTATAgtaatcattattatttcatttttaaatgtagattttttatttcttctatCTATTTAGTGCTTGtcttataatatattttgaaagtaaataaaaagaagcCATTGTCCAAAGCAAAGATATTTTGGCATTtacaatttaaaaaaataaataataaaaaaaaatgtttactatatatatatatatatatttatttatttatttattcacTTATATTTATGCATACATATTTGTTTACTTCTCATTTTACTCTTTTTTCCTTCGTAGCCCATTTCATATTAGATCAATATTATAGAATCCCATATATAAGGTATGActctctttttttaaatacatttataaacTAGTATCATTTTCTCgtatgatatattatattaacatacatatatgtcTATCACTTAAATTTTAgatttttttgtatattcctttttatttttggaATAGCatctttctttttatgTTCATTAAGTGACCCAGGTAAATCCTTTTACGcacatattttatttattctttttatttttaataattaattgttataatattcaaaaaaaaataattaattacAGGAAAAATCTCTTTTAATGGTCTAGATAAACACTTGGAATATTATTCATACGAcgaaataatattttacacCAACACTAAATGTAAAACgtgtaatattataaagtaagagaaaaaaaataaataaataattaaataaaataaaataaaataaataagttaataaataaaatcttacataaatattattatttatccTACTTAATTTCAATATTTCAACCTTACTCtcaaacatatatatatatatatataataatataataatataatattatataattcatttatgttcccttttttatattttccttttaacCCTATAAGACCTGCTAGAAGTAAGCattgttcatattgttCTTCTTGTATATCCAGATATGATCATCATTGTTTCTTATTGAATAATTGTATAGGAGGTTAcaataatatgtattatttagtttttcttcatatgcatattattataaccTTTTATTCAACATATATAAGTAAATATacacacaaaaaaaaaataaaaagaaaagaaaaaaacaacaTAAGAGAACAGAACNNNNNNNNNNNNNNNNNNNNNNNNNNNNNNNNNNNNNNNNNNNNNNNNNNNNNNNNNNNNNNNNNNNNNNNNNNNNNNNNNNNNNNNNNNNNNNNNNNNNaaaaaaaaagaaaaaaaaaagaaacaaatgaaaaaatgagaaaaatcaaaaaatcaaaaaaataaaagaaatcaaaagaataaaaagaataaaaaaaattaaaaaattcgacaaaatgttatatatatatatatatatatatttatgtatttcCAAATAGTTACATATAATTTCCCTTATTTTACCTTTTCCAGGCttcataatttatttcacatttttaattttatgctataattaaaaaaatacacTTTTATGAACAAACgttttatttacattatcATCGACAAtttcattaaaaatatttcttacACTCTTTTTTCCATTTAAATTTGGTTTCTCtgaatttatataatttttcataacACTATATGTACTATTTGCTTGATTCGTAAGAAaacttttattttgatttcTACTATGATGAATTGAATTTGCAATATGTACATTTTGATGATATGAATTTAatctatttatattatcattatagtttggtttatttaaattttcataatgattatatagaatattaatactatttttatttgtattattcattgtattatttatttttctttgttTTACTTCATccattattttatttttatattttgaatgTCTATTTTGTGTAAAATTAGTTAACCTATTAATTATAGGATTCTGTTCAGTTATCaatttgttatttttgtttttattattatttaataaaataggATCCATTACATGTTGttcattttgttcattatATCCATCTGAAAAATTATCTAATTCTTTACttatatcatcatatttttctataaatacattttgatttatttctttcattaaattttttacCCTTTTTAATTTACTTACACATTCttgatatttatataataataaattataatcTCTATTTAAGGTATCCTTAGAAAgtttttcataatttatttcttttcttaGATGAGCTATAGTTTTTAATTGCATATGTTCTTTACTAAAATTCAATATGTCCATTGttaacattttttcttttttactttttaatttacttttaaaagatattaaattttcttGACTCTTTCTTTCTAATAAGAAATGAACCATCTCTTTTCTTACATCACTCGATCTTTCAAAATAATGTTGAAATAAAAACCAACattcatcatatttttcatttttcatattattatgtacacttattatataatctCTCAAGTTATTTAACAGggtaatatattttagaataaaaaattttatttcttctgGGATATACATTCGTTTCCaaacatttttatgaatcttttcaaataataatacatattcgtcatttaaaaataaaaattttattatttcatttaatataatgCATAAAACTATTGTAACCTTCTCATCATAACCATCACCATGAGTATCGCCATGAACATCACCACCACGAGCATCACCACGAGCATTACCACGAGCATTACCACGAGCATTACCACGAACATCACCACCACGAGCATTACCACAAACATCACCACCACCAACATAACCATCACAATTGTTGTtgttcttattattattttcatttttattagatatatttCCTATTTTCGAAGGAACGTTTTCTTCTTTACACAAATCTTCTCTTAACCCGTAATACCttgaataattatacaatccaattattttattactactttttatattttcattttcataaattattttcatacatcgaaatttattttcttctaaTAGATGAATATACTTTGATAAATGCATACCATTCTTCTCTTCTATATTCGTAACAAACATCtcttcatatttatattcatttgttcttatattattattggatatatttccatatatattaacattatCAACAAATTGTGCAACACATAATTTAGATTCATCACTCTTATTCTTGTATCCATCAGAATATTGACTAGTcaaattaattattttttcttcattttctttatttgtCTTTTCCAAAAAAATTAACTGTTCTTGTATCTGTTTCATGTTTATATCATAACTATTTTTCTCATTTAATTCATTACTATATAATAAGctaattttatttatttctcCTTTTAATCGTATGATCTCTTCATTTAATTcaaatatttgttttaaataattcGCAATTCcttctattttattatctactgaaattatttcattattatttctatcCAATTTTGAATCAACAATTTTATTActaatatttgtatttaatAAAGGACCATATTTCTTATGTATCTCATCATATTGAGAACATTTTTCGTCATATTGGAAACATTTCTCATCATATTGAGAACACTTTTCATCATATTGAGAACActtttcatcatatttcACCTTAATTTGCTCATATTTAAGAGATGTTTCTTTATATGTAAGTGACatttcttcatattttaCACAAATATCTCCATACTTAATATtcatttcattatatttaatacaCATATCTTcattctttttctttaaattattaatttcatttaaatttctttttttctcatcttctctatattttatttctttttccaTATCATCAATTTTacttttcattttctttatattatcttcattttcatcTAATTTCATCATAAGattattttctttcataTCAAATTTGTTATTCAAATCATTTGAATATGTAATTAAttcaatattttcattatttaatttttccacttcttcatttaattcatctatttgtttattacattttgttaattgtttatttaatttttctatttcttttttttgtttttccacatccttttttaatttcttctttCCTTGATCGActaaatttaatttattattttcttcaattaattcatttttcttattattaagTTCCATAAGCTCAGTAGTTAAAGAacatatttcattttttagTTGAACTAAATTAGATTTgcttttatttatttcttcatcatAATCCAAAATCTGTTCTTCTATTTTATCTATACACATTCCTTCATTTATTGTAAAAGAATTTA contains these protein-coding regions:
- a CDS encoding hypothetical protein (conserved Plasmodium protein, unknown function~transcript variant 2; alternatively spliced), producing MFFLYNKLTASSRKYDDILKEKNADVEKKDVTLNLHEKKNVEEYKKNNDVFKNEEDNFFFVFDDKEINKLNKIKEEQCNMKENEFINEKGYILNDENVSTINYITSLNNDIIHSSDKNICTNYNIYPSNGNNNNNNNNIIHSNNSNIFVNDSHMENFDDMTDEFFKIDQTNFSFFQFNTSFENKKNINEEELMKHTDNINLCDTIIDKKKNCNTLSDLIHNDNLFNDNLNIYEDNNNNNDDVISTDLFMLKNNYNKNFEKNEIDVVVDTSTTFENINHDNNEKNLYNLNNQMSDKELLNNNKDDIFYIYNKFLISENNILLEDKVLSFIDRKIESNKCEDYCVNNNNNNERNNLSDILENAYSKNCEPTTINEDIIYNNFEDMDKISHDAFDFIIPSSFNKEEDNGNEKYQNVFDSNKDNLENINVEDPPFSNFSEEKQNFFQNCDMSENIWLNKKFDEHNVFEKNERYEHKNVYENENYDQKGVDESSEFFENNVFFWDDKNKNVDEINDRRMGKIIDSGVEENCGVEEKFDEEEEKTYFVEAGIKYGNELPRRNFEEIDENYEAVVEEKYDEKMGENFFEEVEEKFDEKMRENIFEEVEEKFDEKMRENVFEEVEEKYDEKKGENIFEEVEEKYDEKKGENIFEEVEEKFDEKMGEFFVDEVKEKFDEKMGEFFVDEVKEKFDEKMGEFFVDEVKEIYEEVPKKYDMEIEEKYSEKIGEIHDEKIKDEYDERYEKIHDEKKEVEEFFLIADENKEENEDSNVEILNIDKNNFYFENKETFEIDEKVSKMNEEDFVYENNETFECEDIFLKRGDNDDSENEKELDEIGEVINIGKYHLNNKNNSYDDVHILTHDFKNELLIEKYNVDNICSDDNIYDGENICGDDNIYDGDNICGDDNIYDGDNICGDDNIDGGDNICGGDNIYDGDNINSCYNINSGDNVENLLKEHKIAFNESEEIAQDIKEKYEKRDNEFTDYVKENSDIRFYNKGKGEMVKELIGEYSEKYMDNNIEDNELVIWRSSIKNDKERLNDDNIDLNNNIPNDYINNNNEDIKNVHDSFSISNKYELHDIYGVLEKSISSNDIKSIEVCVKKENEIHHKNIMKKKKELNNDNNLNDEMYMCDISKDIFKNNEYTKHVDDIYTFDENNSNNLIIGEDEDCVSSMNFEYPFNISKMNTESNNILYKQNDKKKTNINSVKHPMTYIKGFEYASDSINFLKALKGLPPLPFLKCKDMKPYMRLFNIVLKVIESNDYNDNFVYVLMGDETGCVYVKLYMKYKEYSQVDNTIMLANCHVTVENGHIVLSMNEYSNIFLLKYDSIKYVKKNINYSESKFVVLSEYGI
- a CDS encoding hypothetical protein (conserved Plasmodium protein, unknown function) — translated: MGGDIFRLLPTEATGCLIRIKNISCFDKKSEVINFVGHLVEICLIHVDLLKNEAYVLLHSREEVLHFVKLYYVICNNMHFIDKIKRNIEIEIYNEEEENIFWKESKKNCTKFNICCKGHK
- a CDS encoding hypothetical protein (conserved Plasmodium protein, unknown function~transcript variant 1; alternatively spliced), with the protein product MFFLYNKLTASSRKYDDILKEKNADVEKKDVTLNLHEKKNVEEYKKNNDVFKNEEDNFFFVFDDKEINKLNKIKEEQCNMKENEFINEKGYILNDENVSTINYITSLNNDIIHSSDKNICTNYNIYPSNGNNNNNNNNIIHSNNSNIFVNDSHMENFDDMTDEFFKIDQTNFSFFQFNTSFENKKNINEEELMKHTDNINLCDTIIDKKKNCNTLSDLIHNDNLFNDNLNIYEDNNNNNDDVISTDLFMLKNNYNKNFEKNEIDVVVDTSTTFENINHDNNEKNLYNLNNQMSDKELLNNNKDDIFYIYNKFLISENNILLEDKVLSFIDRKIESNKCEDYCVNNNNNNERNNLSDILENAYSKNCEPTTINEDIIYNNFEDMDKISHDAFDFIIPSSFNKEEDNGNEKYQNVFDSNKDNLENINVEDPPFSNFSEEKQNFFQNCDMSENIWLNKKFDEHNVFEKNERYEHKNVYENENYDQKGVDESSEFFENNVFFWDDKNKNVDEINDRRMGKIIDSGVEENCGVEEKFDEEEEKTYFVEAGIKYGNELPRRNFEEIDENYEAVVEEKYDEKMGENFFEEVEEKFDEKMRENIFEEVEEKFDEKMRENVFEEVEEKYDEKKGENIFEEVEEKYDEKKGENIFEEVEEKFDEKMGEFFVDEVKEKFDEKMGEFFVDEVKEKFDEKMGEFFVDEVKEIYEEVPKKYDMEIEEKYSEKIGEIHDEKIKDEYDERYEKIHDEKKEVEEFFLIADENKEENEDSNVEILNIDKNNFYFENKETFEIDEKVSKMNEEDFVYENNETFECEDIFLKRGDNDDSENEKELDEIGEVINIGKYHLNNKNNSYDDVHILTHDFKNELLIEKYNVDNICSDDNIYDGENICGDDNIYDGDNICGDDNIYDGDNICGDDNIDGGDNICGGDNIYDGDNINSCYNINSGDNVENLLKEHKIAFNESEEIAQDIKEKYEKRDNEFTDYVKENSDIRFYNKGKGEMVKELIGEYSEKYMDNNIEDNELVIWRSSIKNDKERLNDDNIDLNNNIPNDYINNNNEDIKNVHDSFSISNKYELHDIYGVLEKSISSNDIKSIEVCVKKENEIHHKNIMKKKKELNNDNNLNDEMYMCDISKDIFKNNEYTKHVDDIYTFDENNSNNLIIGEDEDCVSSMNFEYPFNISKMNTESNNILYKQNDKKKTNINSVKHPMTYIKGFEYASDSINFLKALKGLPPLPFLKCKDMKPYMRLFNIVLKVIESNDYNVDNFVYVLMGDETGCVYVKLYMKYKEYSQVDNTIMLANCHVTVENGHIVLSMNEYSNIFLLKYDSIKYVKKNINYSESKFVVLSEYGI
- a CDS encoding palmitoyltransferase, putative → MNMLKEGKHWILYKFSRFIQIFYFFYLFSACLIIYFETHFILDQYYRIPYIRFFCIFLFIFGIASFFLCSLSDPGKISFNGLDKHLEYYSYDEIIFYTNTKCKTCNIIKPARSKHCSYCSSCISRYDHHCFLLNNCIGGYNNMYYLVFLHMHIIITFYSTYI
- a CDS encoding octaprenyl pyrophosphate synthase, putative, with amino-acid sequence MVHLSKRNNIKSFLNYCKAKYLNPLIINKNEDIVKETSILKNDNLYSRKESNVFIEILKSSFIKFRGQKINEEINNHNNIINNSSHNNNHNIYHDTNQKKKKQYEDKHNVFHTENMHKEVLLCMDVLQYEEDKVNRELDLLHSYFNKERTNIDPYTLCESKIKNIDEYIYNIIKTNYKNIDEFITYIYLYKGKRFRVILSILLKNILHHIDNVSKIKTNFKNRNIQRNFFKSNKLSPNSLSNKLKLYNLKIKQKKNICEKTVLDNQCKIIAASEIIHMGSLLHDDVIDDSNKRRGVIALHKKFGNKISILSGDYLLARASSIFAGTGSPKICRRFSYVVESLIKGEFLQRNLKFNNVEEALKMYLIKSYHKTASLFSHLFACIAILSFKNDTIIQLCFNLGLHIGMAFQLYDDYLDYKIDDNTNKPILNDLKNNIKTAPLLFSYNYNPQVILQLINKNSYTNNDIENILYYIQHSNSMKKNELCSLLHIKKASDILYSLISHCNKPSTNKNNNKHDDIKQSSEALINLILNVLSRNVK